From a single Paenibacillus sp. FSL W8-0426 genomic region:
- a CDS encoding CotH kinase family protein, which translates to MNRVMKRFAAAALSLSMVAAPLVWTLGTSTAYAAEEGSTTSTPAYSSLFEGDRVIDVKVTISDEDWESILASPMDKEYKSVSVEVDGNKLDNVGFSTKGNMTLRSVASMEDSDRYSFRLKFDKYDKTQTLLGLDKMVLNNNYTDPSYLREYLHYEALRSIGMDVPETTFVNLYINGELFGFYTGVESVDDSYLERNYGEGYEDGVLYDTEEKSYLQYEENEEYSTLTKDLGSDKDKTKLKNFIKVLNDMPDGEKGEIESVLDVDSALKYIAGNVVFGNYDSYNGDKGHNYMLYGDANGKFSVVPWDFNMSFNGYSAGGGGRGTTGTTATNTNATTASIDEPVLGISMDSVPMISNLLAVPEYKAKYLGYVNELTDYLEGIQDRIADLSDLIRPYVEADPSKFYTMEQFESNITYSANAEGEGSMGGFEGMTPPEGFEGMTPPDGMTPPEGFEGMTPPDGTTAPTRPDGTASGTADGSDEAAAAGDNGSTAGSMPTPPQGGFGGGQGMGNMAAGSLTTFALNRLANLQEQLGREVTPLPETSDGASESTGTDASSGTSAGTAAGNASSGSTNKDISVTLDGKTVSFPNQAPILKNGRVMVPVNSILEALGAKVTWDKTAKTVTAELGEQTLVIKIGSSAATLNGASLELGTPAILQNKRTLVPIRLVTEALGMKVDWDKTASQVSLTSK; encoded by the coding sequence GTGAATAGGGTCATGAAACGTTTTGCAGCTGCGGCACTGTCGCTGTCGATGGTTGCGGCGCCTCTGGTATGGACGTTGGGAACGTCGACCGCCTATGCCGCGGAAGAGGGAAGCACAACATCCACGCCAGCGTATTCTTCGCTGTTTGAAGGAGACCGCGTGATCGATGTGAAGGTTACGATCAGTGATGAGGACTGGGAGAGCATTCTCGCCAGCCCGATGGACAAGGAATACAAAAGCGTAAGCGTGGAGGTAGACGGCAACAAGCTCGATAACGTTGGTTTTTCCACCAAAGGCAACATGACGCTGAGATCGGTAGCCTCTATGGAGGATTCGGACCGTTACAGCTTCAGACTGAAGTTCGACAAATACGATAAAACCCAGACGCTGCTCGGATTGGACAAAATGGTGCTGAACAACAACTACACCGACCCGTCTTACTTGCGCGAATACCTGCATTATGAGGCACTGCGCAGCATCGGGATGGACGTGCCGGAAACGACGTTCGTCAACCTTTACATCAACGGCGAGTTGTTCGGATTTTATACCGGGGTCGAGTCGGTAGACGACAGCTACCTGGAACGGAACTATGGCGAAGGATATGAAGACGGCGTTCTGTACGATACGGAAGAGAAAAGCTATTTGCAATATGAGGAAAATGAGGAGTACAGCACCCTGACAAAGGATTTGGGCTCCGACAAGGACAAAACAAAGCTCAAAAACTTCATTAAAGTGCTGAATGACATGCCGGATGGCGAAAAAGGCGAGATCGAGAGCGTACTGGACGTCGATTCCGCGCTCAAATATATTGCAGGGAACGTTGTATTCGGCAACTATGACAGCTACAACGGGGACAAAGGGCATAACTACATGTTATACGGCGACGCCAACGGCAAATTCAGCGTCGTGCCGTGGGACTTTAACATGTCTTTCAACGGATACTCCGCTGGAGGCGGTGGACGTGGAACGACAGGCACCACCGCAACAAACACAAATGCAACGACCGCATCCATAGATGAACCGGTACTGGGGATCAGCATGGATAGCGTGCCAATGATCAGCAACCTGCTGGCCGTGCCGGAATACAAAGCGAAGTATCTCGGCTACGTGAATGAGCTGACCGATTACCTTGAAGGCATTCAAGACCGGATCGCCGATCTTTCCGACCTGATCCGTCCGTATGTGGAAGCCGATCCAAGCAAGTTCTACACGATGGAACAGTTCGAGTCCAACATTACGTATTCCGCAAATGCTGAAGGAGAGGGAAGTATGGGCGGATTCGAGGGCATGACGCCTCCTGAAGGGTTTGAAGGCATGACACCTCCGGATGGCATGACGCCGCCGGAAGGATTCGAAGGCATGACGCCTCCGGATGGAACGACAGCGCCGACGAGACCTGACGGTACGGCAAGCGGAACGGCGGATGGCAGCGACGAGGCGGCGGCTGCCGGGGATAACGGCAGCACGGCAGGCAGCATGCCAACGCCTCCGCAAGGCGGTTTCGGCGGCGGGCAAGGCATGGGTAACATGGCAGCCGGCTCCTTGACCACCTTTGCGCTCAACCGCCTGGCCAACCTGCAGGAACAGCTTGGACGCGAAGTAACGCCATTGCCGGAAACGTCCGATGGAGCAAGCGAATCAACGGGTACGGATGCTTCTTCCGGTACGAGTGCAGGAACAGCTGCGGGCAATGCTTCCTCAGGTTCAACGAACAAGGATATTTCCGTAACGCTGGACGGCAAAACGGTGTCGTTCCCGAATCAGGCACCGATTCTGAAAAACGGAAGAGTTATGGTTCCTGTGAATTCGATCCTTGAAGCGTTGGGTGCGAAAGTCACTTGGGACAAAACTGCGAAAACCGTAACCGCCGAGCTGGGTGAGCAAACGCTGGTCATCAAGATCGGCAGCAGTGCAGCCACGCTAAACGGCGCATCGCTGGAACTCGGCACACCGGCCATCCTTCAGAACAAACGCACGCTTGTGCCGATTCGCCTCGTTACCGAGGCATTGGGAATGAAAGTGGACTGGGACAAGACGGCTTCGCAAGTGAGCCTGACATCCAAGTAA
- a CDS encoding response regulator, whose amino-acid sequence MYRVLLVDDEEDVREGLVVEVDWEALDLRIVGLAENGREALEMAERVEPDIVVTDISMPFMDGLELARRLRERNPLVKVVILTGYDEFDYARQAVSLSVDEYLLKPFSAAHLAELLTRLRGQMAAEVAERENVQQLREHYYASLPLMQADLMATLLHRRKPPAYIHGKAEQCGLDLKGIRYGVSVVTLHTDGKTPKQSLNASSLKSDQRETTEEVQASAAGAIRDSEDGELKQFAALNVAAEVWAEHEAGHAFIHQEAIVLLFVDRWGGEDGEKRQQQALEKVIRSINHYLRMQATIGSGALVQSLDQVKHAYEDALLALDYRLVPGTDPLIYIGDVERQAAGKLRFDELKQQALTRCLKAGTQDELDEVLDIIFREITAEHGRSDIQLYLIEALTTVWKAAQASGEQMEDIFGAGFQLYADLFRLPGLPEAQGRVREVCANVQRRIASGRQHAYKDIVEQALAFTKQHYADPELSIQKVCGHLHISSGYFCAIFKKEVQLTFLQYLMQIRMEAAKELLRSTDLKSFQIAEQVGFAEPNYFSFCFKKHIGISPKEYRKQASSSSDGGRMP is encoded by the coding sequence ATGTACCGGGTGCTGCTGGTTGACGATGAAGAGGATGTGCGGGAAGGTTTGGTCGTGGAAGTGGACTGGGAAGCACTGGATTTGCGGATCGTTGGTCTTGCCGAAAACGGAAGAGAAGCGCTGGAAATGGCCGAACGGGTCGAGCCGGACATCGTGGTGACGGATATCAGCATGCCGTTCATGGACGGTCTTGAGCTGGCCCGCAGGTTAAGGGAGCGCAATCCGCTCGTCAAAGTCGTCATTCTGACCGGATACGATGAATTCGATTACGCCCGGCAGGCTGTTTCGCTGAGCGTGGATGAATATTTGCTCAAACCGTTTTCTGCCGCGCATCTGGCCGAACTGCTCACCCGCCTGCGCGGACAAATGGCCGCCGAGGTGGCAGAACGCGAAAATGTGCAGCAGCTGCGCGAACATTACTATGCCAGCCTGCCTTTGATGCAGGCCGACCTGATGGCGACCTTGCTTCATCGGCGGAAGCCGCCGGCCTACATTCACGGCAAGGCAGAGCAATGCGGGCTGGATCTGAAGGGCATCCGTTACGGCGTATCCGTGGTAACCCTGCATACGGACGGCAAAACGCCGAAACAGTCCCTGAACGCTTCTTCCCTCAAGTCAGATCAGCGTGAAACAACGGAAGAAGTTCAGGCATCTGCCGCGGGCGCCATACGGGACTCGGAAGACGGGGAGCTGAAGCAGTTCGCCGCCTTGAATGTTGCAGCAGAAGTATGGGCAGAGCATGAAGCAGGCCATGCGTTCATTCATCAGGAGGCCATTGTGCTGCTGTTCGTCGACCGGTGGGGCGGAGAGGATGGCGAGAAACGACAGCAGCAGGCGCTCGAAAAGGTCATTCGCAGCATCAACCACTATTTGCGCATGCAGGCTACGATCGGTTCTGGAGCTTTGGTGCAATCGCTGGACCAAGTGAAGCACGCTTACGAGGATGCGCTGCTGGCGCTGGATTACCGGCTTGTGCCGGGAACGGACCCGCTCATCTATATCGGCGACGTGGAGCGGCAGGCGGCTGGCAAGCTGCGCTTCGACGAGTTGAAACAGCAGGCGCTTACGCGCTGTCTGAAGGCAGGCACGCAGGATGAACTGGATGAGGTGCTGGACATCATTTTCCGGGAAATTACAGCCGAACACGGCCGCAGCGACATCCAGCTCTATTTGATCGAGGCGTTGACCACGGTTTGGAAGGCGGCGCAGGCCTCCGGGGAACAAATGGAGGATATCTTCGGAGCGGGATTCCAGCTGTACGCCGATCTGTTCCGGCTGCCCGGTCTGCCGGAAGCCCAGGGCAGGGTGCGCGAAGTATGCGCCAACGTCCAGAGACGGATCGCCAGCGGACGCCAGCATGCATATAAGGATATCGTGGAGCAGGCGCTTGCGTTTACGAAGCAGCACTATGCCGACCCGGAGCTGTCCATCCAGAAGGTATGCGGGCATCTGCACATCAGCTCCGGTTATTTTTGCGCCATTTTCAAAAAAGAAGTGCAGCTGACCTTCCTGCAATACCTGATGCAGATTCGCATGGAGGCCGCGAAAGAGTTGCTTCGTTCCACGGATCTGAAGTCGTTTCAAATCGCCGAGCAGGTCGGTTTTGCCGAGCCGAACTATTTCAGCTTTTGTTTTAAGAAACATATCGGCATCTCTCCCAAGGAATATCGTAAGCAAGCATCCTCCTCTTCGGACGGAGGAAGGATGCCATGA
- a CDS encoding AraC family transcriptional regulator, with protein MQIMDFQIDPNLRELTEHRTIVLPLACYRTTIRKHMQEHIPLHWHEEFQFVRVMKGQADFRVQDKHVRLGQGEGLFINSGCLHMATDEHRTGCVYICLNVAPSFVVSQELYSAYVYPYMQATNLPYVRLNAEEEWAEAILEAIVAIHQLVEQRPAHYELDITANLARLWKNLIANGFPLEYEQAEMLRNRRMKAMLDWIHRHYAQKVLLDDIARAGQLSRSECCRYFKRMLKKSPLQYVMDVRIRQSLVLLQQPERSVTDVAYQVGFNSTSYFIQQFRQSMNMTPMAYKKSTQNGLSS; from the coding sequence ATGCAAATCATGGATTTTCAAATCGACCCCAATTTAAGGGAACTGACAGAGCATCGCACGATCGTGCTGCCGCTTGCATGTTACCGGACGACCATTCGCAAACATATGCAGGAACATATTCCGCTTCACTGGCACGAAGAGTTTCAATTTGTCCGCGTGATGAAAGGGCAGGCTGATTTCCGGGTGCAGGATAAGCATGTTCGTCTGGGTCAGGGAGAAGGTTTGTTTATCAACAGCGGTTGTTTGCATATGGCGACGGATGAACATCGGACGGGGTGCGTATATATCTGCCTGAACGTAGCGCCATCGTTTGTGGTGTCCCAAGAGCTCTATTCGGCTTACGTTTATCCTTACATGCAAGCGACCAATCTGCCTTATGTACGTTTGAATGCAGAAGAGGAGTGGGCTGAAGCCATCCTGGAAGCCATTGTTGCCATTCATCAGCTGGTGGAGCAGCGCCCGGCCCATTATGAACTGGACATTACCGCAAATCTCGCCCGCTTGTGGAAAAACCTGATCGCCAACGGATTCCCGCTGGAATACGAACAGGCAGAGATGCTGAGAAACCGGCGCATGAAGGCGATGCTGGACTGGATTCACCGACACTATGCCCAGAAAGTGCTGCTGGACGATATCGCGCGTGCAGGGCAGCTAAGCCGGTCCGAATGCTGCCGTTATTTCAAGCGAATGCTCAAGAAATCACCGCTTCAATACGTCATGGACGTCCGCATTCGGCAGAGCCTGGTGTTGCTCCAGCAGCCGGAGCGCAGCGTTACGGATGTCGCCTATCAGGTGGGATTCAACAGCACCAGTTATTTCATCCAGCAGTTTCGCCAATCGATGAACATGACACCCATGGCCTATAAAAAGTCCACGCAGAACGGTCTTTCTTCCTGA
- a CDS encoding galactose ABC transporter substrate-binding protein, producing MKKTWMTLLVTAMMVVAAGCSSGGGESAGGSTGTDTGGDKTGTETVAETPKIGVAIYKFDDTFMTGVRNAMTAAAEGKAALDIVDSQNAQPTQNEKVDLFVSKKYNAMAVNPVDRTAAGVIIDKAKAADIPVVFLNREPVAEDMNKWDKVYYVGAKAEESGTISGQLIVDYWKAHPEADKNGDGKLQYVMLKGEPGHQDAELRTKYSVQAIQDAGIEVEALAEDTAMWDRVKGQEKMQAFLASHGDKIEAVLANNDDMALGAIEALKAAGYFKDGKTMPVVGVDATAPAIQALQDGTMLGTVLNDAKNQGAATVALASVLAKGETPTKENTGYDITDGKYVWIAYKKITKDNIADAQ from the coding sequence ATGAAGAAAACATGGATGACGCTGCTGGTTACTGCAATGATGGTCGTGGCGGCAGGTTGCAGCAGCGGCGGTGGAGAGAGTGCGGGAGGCAGTACCGGTACCGACACGGGCGGCGACAAGACGGGAACGGAAACGGTCGCAGAGACGCCGAAGATCGGCGTGGCCATCTACAAATTCGACGACACGTTTATGACCGGCGTGCGCAATGCCATGACCGCCGCGGCCGAAGGCAAAGCTGCACTGGACATCGTGGACAGCCAGAACGCACAGCCGACGCAGAACGAAAAAGTGGACCTGTTTGTATCCAAAAAATACAACGCGATGGCCGTCAATCCGGTAGACCGGACTGCTGCAGGTGTCATCATCGACAAAGCAAAAGCAGCGGACATTCCCGTCGTATTCCTGAACCGCGAACCGGTTGCGGAGGATATGAACAAATGGGATAAAGTGTACTACGTTGGCGCCAAAGCGGAGGAATCGGGCACGATTTCCGGCCAGCTCATCGTGGATTACTGGAAAGCGCATCCCGAAGCGGACAAAAACGGCGACGGCAAGCTGCAGTATGTCATGCTGAAGGGCGAGCCGGGCCATCAGGATGCCGAGCTGCGTACCAAATATTCGGTGCAGGCGATCCAGGATGCGGGCATCGAGGTCGAGGCGCTGGCTGAGGATACGGCGATGTGGGACCGCGTCAAAGGACAGGAAAAAATGCAGGCATTTCTTGCGTCCCATGGGGACAAAATTGAAGCCGTGCTGGCGAACAATGACGACATGGCCCTCGGCGCGATCGAAGCGCTGAAGGCGGCCGGATATTTCAAAGACGGCAAAACGATGCCGGTCGTCGGCGTGGACGCAACGGCTCCGGCGATTCAGGCGCTGCAGGACGGCACGATGCTCGGCACGGTGCTGAACGATGCAAAGAACCAGGGCGCGGCAACCGTGGCGCTGGCTTCGGTACTCGCCAAAGGGGAGACGCCGACCAAGGAAAATACGGGCTATGACATTACGGACGGCAAATACGTCTGGATCGCTTACAAAAAAATTACGAAAGACAACATCGCCGACGCCCAATAA
- a CDS encoding sensor histidine kinase, producing MLRVRTGLQSFAWNSIGAIIMLSFSAFIVLVLTIMSMLLYDKFAQTAERSAELSTKQIVDQVSYNLEDYVRSMSHLYRAIEEHMLRDGTWEGEQVDKQLDTLLSSREDILSITLLDSDGRLLKNRPAAALKPSAHVTQQGWFQSALRVPDHLSFSLPHIQNMYEGPYRWVVSMSKGITVQRNGQEQQVILLVDINFKQMDELSRRVSLGQRGYVYIIDESAGNIVYHPQQQLMYMGLRSENIEQALVATGSYEDEADGQKRLNTVKSVPNIGWKIVGVAYLDEMLTTRQEVGGYMVRVLAVVLVLAVLVSLMLSASLTRPIRRMERKMKAVELGDFNVELPIEGPLEVERVSRRFNLMVHKVRTLMDEIIREQEQKRRLELEALQAQINPHFLYNTLNSMVRMVGMSRNEEVVTMITSLSRLFRISLSKGKTIITVKEELEHAHHYLTIQQMRFKRKFRFTLNADDDTLDCLTLKLLLQPLIENAIVHGIEYDMDEGHIEVRVYREADCLVYRITDNGVGMSEEQLRALAQGYPIARSGAGSGVAVRNVHDRIRLYYGHAYGLEYASELEEGTTVWIRIPVQRVPEEGEKQDDQKRTMA from the coding sequence ATGCTCCGGGTTCGCACCGGGCTGCAGTCCTTTGCCTGGAACAGCATCGGTGCCATCATCATGCTGTCCTTTTCCGCGTTCATCGTGCTTGTGCTTACGATCATGTCGATGCTGCTCTACGACAAATTCGCGCAAACGGCCGAACGCAGCGCCGAGCTGAGCACGAAACAGATCGTGGACCAGGTCAGCTACAATCTGGAGGATTATGTCCGCAGCATGTCGCATCTGTATCGCGCGATCGAGGAGCATATGCTGCGGGATGGCACCTGGGAAGGCGAGCAGGTCGACAAACAACTCGACACCTTGCTTAGCAGCAGGGAGGATATCCTGTCCATCACACTGCTGGATTCGGACGGTCGTCTGCTCAAAAACAGGCCTGCGGCCGCACTGAAGCCGAGCGCCCACGTCACCCAGCAGGGGTGGTTCCAATCCGCGCTGCGGGTACCCGATCATTTGAGTTTTTCGTTGCCGCACATCCAAAACATGTACGAAGGTCCCTATCGGTGGGTCGTCTCCATGAGCAAAGGCATTACCGTTCAGCGGAACGGACAGGAGCAGCAGGTCATCCTGCTGGTGGATATCAACTTCAAACAGATGGACGAGCTGAGCCGCAGGGTCAGCCTTGGACAGCGTGGATACGTATACATCATCGACGAAAGCGCTGGCAACATCGTGTATCATCCCCAGCAGCAATTGATGTACATGGGGCTGCGCAGCGAAAACATCGAACAGGCGCTTGTGGCCACAGGCAGCTACGAAGACGAAGCGGACGGCCAGAAAAGGCTGAACACGGTCAAATCCGTCCCCAATATCGGATGGAAAATAGTGGGCGTTGCCTATCTTGACGAGATGCTTACAACCCGGCAGGAAGTCGGCGGGTATATGGTTCGCGTGCTGGCGGTGGTGCTGGTGCTCGCCGTTCTCGTATCCCTTATGCTTTCCGCCAGCTTAACGCGGCCGATCCGGCGCATGGAACGCAAGATGAAGGCGGTGGAACTCGGCGATTTCAACGTGGAACTGCCCATCGAAGGTCCGCTGGAGGTGGAACGGGTATCGCGCCGTTTCAACCTGATGGTGCACAAAGTCCGTACGCTGATGGATGAAATCATCCGGGAACAGGAGCAGAAACGGCGTTTGGAGCTGGAAGCGCTGCAGGCGCAGATCAATCCCCATTTTCTGTACAATACGCTGAATTCGATGGTGCGCATGGTCGGCATGAGCCGCAACGAAGAGGTCGTCACGATGATCACCTCGCTGTCGCGCTTGTTCCGCATCAGCCTCAGCAAAGGAAAAACGATCATTACGGTCAAAGAAGAGCTGGAGCATGCCCACCATTATTTGACGATCCAGCAGATGCGGTTCAAACGCAAATTCCGCTTCACTTTAAACGCGGACGACGATACGCTGGACTGCCTGACACTGAAGCTGCTGCTGCAGCCGCTCATCGAAAATGCGATCGTGCACGGCATCGAATACGACATGGACGAAGGGCATATTGAAGTACGCGTATATCGGGAAGCGGATTGCCTGGTGTACCGAATTACGGACAATGGCGTCGGCATGAGCGAGGAGCAGCTGCGTGCGTTGGCACAAGGATATCCCATAGCGAGAAGCGGCGCGGGTTCGGGTGTTGCTGTGCGCAATGTGCACGACCGGATTCGGCTGTATTACGGCCATGCTTATGGATTGGAATATGCAAGCGAGCTGGAGGAAGGCACGACGGTTTGGATTCGCATTCCGGTGCAGCGGGTACCAGAGGAGGGAGAAAAGCAGGATGATCAGAAAAGAACGATGGCTTAA
- a CDS encoding substrate-binding domain-containing protein, whose amino-acid sequence MIRKERWLNAVWIRNLLRRRRLALTAAAAWGLLLISTACGGISGSSSSGSAPLRIALITPAGAGELAQAIRLGAEAAAKESGAALVAVEAYPPAQPTSGSAVSDKVGTGADASRAKGHAVSADTGMLTLEEREQAQIEAVARALKQGASALIVDPMSEHALTEMVRQAAESGAAGTAVPVIVLNDEFPVEGIASVISIDHEDAGRQAGEAMAELLHGSGTVVLLGSDPLNHPGLARREQGIMEALGSYPEIEVLPAISCGTREECGQKTARMLDRNPVNGIIALQEMASLGAADELNRRESAAEVNVVAFGSEQQQLAQLQEGVFQQLIVQNGFSAGYLGLNQAVARLRGGQTQTRVTLETKLVGTDNMFWMDNQKLLFPFVQ is encoded by the coding sequence ATGATCAGAAAAGAACGATGGCTTAATGCGGTTTGGATCAGAAACCTCCTTCGCAGACGCCGGCTTGCGCTGACGGCGGCTGCGGCATGGGGTCTGCTGCTGATCAGCACCGCCTGCGGCGGCATATCCGGCAGCAGCAGTTCCGGTTCAGCGCCGCTGCGCATTGCGCTGATTACCCCCGCCGGCGCAGGCGAGCTGGCGCAGGCGATCCGGCTGGGCGCCGAGGCCGCGGCCAAAGAAAGCGGAGCCGCGCTGGTTGCGGTGGAGGCCTATCCGCCGGCACAGCCGACCTCGGGAAGTGCCGTGTCCGATAAGGTCGGCACAGGTGCAGACGCCTCGCGCGCCAAGGGCCATGCCGTGTCGGCGGACACCGGCATGTTAACCCTTGAGGAGCGGGAGCAGGCGCAGATCGAAGCGGTCGCACGCGCTTTGAAGCAAGGGGCATCCGCGCTTATCGTGGACCCGATGAGCGAGCATGCGCTGACGGAAATGGTTCGTCAGGCGGCAGAATCCGGCGCGGCGGGGACAGCGGTGCCCGTCATCGTGCTGAACGATGAGTTTCCGGTCGAAGGCATTGCCAGCGTCATTTCCATCGATCATGAAGACGCTGGACGCCAGGCAGGCGAAGCGATGGCGGAATTGCTCCATGGCTCGGGAACCGTCGTTTTGCTTGGCTCGGACCCTTTGAACCATCCGGGCCTTGCACGGCGGGAGCAGGGCATTATGGAGGCGCTGGGATCATATCCGGAGATTGAAGTGCTTCCGGCAATTTCATGCGGCACGCGGGAGGAATGCGGGCAGAAGACAGCCCGGATGCTGGACCGAAACCCGGTGAACGGCATCATCGCCCTTCAGGAGATGGCCTCCCTTGGCGCGGCGGATGAGCTGAATCGGCGCGAATCGGCGGCGGAGGTGAACGTCGTCGCCTTTGGTAGCGAGCAGCAGCAGCTTGCGCAGCTGCAGGAAGGCGTTTTCCAGCAATTAATCGTACAGAATGGCTTCAGCGCGGGATATCTCGGGCTGAATCAGGCGGTGGCCAGACTGCGTGGCGGCCAGACCCAGACGCGCGTCACGCTCGAAACCAAGCTTGTCGGCACGGACAATATGTTCTGGATGGATAACCAGAAGCTGTTGTTTCCTTTTGTGCAATGA
- a CDS encoding EamA family transporter — MHRGKGLFYIITGAVFWGIGGTVAKKLFQHYGVDVNWFVAVRLLLAGVLLLSIQGFNRNRGQIWSIWTHWKDALRLLIFGLIGMLAVQYTYMASIKEGNAAVATLLQYLSPVMIIGYLFISRQAKLTPRDGITVSLALAGCFLLLTNGSFSQLSVPTPAIVWGILSGVAAAFYTLYAIPLLKKFDSLVIVGWSMVIGGSALSLIHPPWRIEKGLLTGDAYLYLAFVILFGTMLAFWFYVESLNYLAPKETSLLGSLEPLAAVITTVFWLHDPFGLFQWIGAACILIIVAFMAADKPAESTTSTTG; from the coding sequence ATGCATCGGGGAAAAGGATTATTTTACATTATTACAGGGGCCGTATTCTGGGGTATTGGCGGCACCGTGGCCAAAAAACTGTTCCAGCACTACGGCGTGGACGTGAATTGGTTCGTCGCGGTGCGATTGCTCCTGGCAGGCGTATTGCTGCTGTCCATTCAAGGCTTTAACCGCAATCGCGGCCAAATCTGGTCCATTTGGACCCACTGGAAAGACGCGCTGCGTCTGCTCATCTTTGGACTGATCGGCATGCTTGCCGTCCAATACACTTACATGGCTTCGATCAAAGAAGGCAATGCCGCCGTAGCTACCCTGCTGCAATACTTGTCACCGGTTATGATTATCGGGTACCTGTTTATAAGCAGACAGGCCAAGCTGACGCCCAGGGATGGAATCACGGTATCGCTGGCGCTAGCCGGATGTTTCCTGCTCCTGACCAACGGCTCGTTCTCCCAGTTGTCCGTTCCCACGCCAGCCATCGTATGGGGGATATTGTCGGGCGTCGCGGCCGCCTTTTACACGCTGTATGCCATTCCGCTGCTCAAAAAGTTCGATTCGCTCGTCATCGTAGGTTGGTCGATGGTGATCGGGGGTTCTGCCCTTTCCCTGATTCACCCGCCGTGGCGGATCGAAAAAGGACTTCTGACGGGCGATGCCTACCTGTATCTGGCCTTCGTCATCCTGTTCGGCACGATGCTTGCGTTCTGGTTCTATGTCGAAAGCCTGAACTACCTCGCCCCCAAAGAAACAAGCTTGCTCGGAAGTCTCGAACCGCTCGCCGCCGTGATCACGACCGTGTTCTGGCTGCATGACCCCTTCGGCCTGTTCCAGTGGATCGGCGCGGCGTGCATTCTGATCATCGTTGCTTTTATGGCTGCCGACAAACCGGCGGAATCGACCACCTCAACGACGGGATAG